The Streptomyces pactum genome contains a region encoding:
- a CDS encoding GOLPH3/VPS74 family protein: protein MGRSRRTLPEELLLLALDPTTGTTAQPQSLDLGLAGAQLVELALAGRIAPDGDRIAVVAPRPTGDPTLDCALELLRRRGAPVRAVNWIGGPRLGLRQTYLSHLERCGMVHAVEGQMCGVLPTTRYQATDTAISREIKARLDSAIRTGVPPDPRTAALAALAHAVGLGKHLYPGNEGRSSRSRLRDLIRHDPMGGLVAHAVMDVQNGAAAQPRRNPAPAGRQAAGPGARPAPEPARGVPAQPRHGSMARAVAH from the coding sequence ATGGGCAGGAGCCGCAGAACACTTCCGGAGGAGCTTCTGCTGCTGGCGTTGGACCCGACCACGGGTACCACCGCACAGCCGCAGTCGCTCGACCTCGGTCTGGCCGGAGCACAGCTGGTGGAGCTGGCGCTGGCCGGACGGATAGCCCCAGACGGGGATCGTATCGCCGTGGTGGCACCACGGCCGACAGGAGATCCAACACTGGACTGCGCGTTGGAGTTGCTGCGAAGGCGTGGCGCTCCCGTACGGGCGGTCAACTGGATTGGCGGGCCCCGCCTGGGGCTGCGCCAGACCTACCTCTCGCATCTGGAGCGATGCGGCATGGTGCATGCCGTGGAGGGCCAGATGTGCGGGGTGCTGCCGACGACTCGCTATCAGGCGACGGACACGGCGATCAGCAGGGAGATCAAGGCCCGGCTGGACTCGGCGATCCGCACCGGCGTACCGCCGGACCCGCGGACCGCGGCGCTCGCCGCGCTGGCCCACGCGGTCGGCCTCGGCAAGCACCTCTACCCAGGCAACGAAGGGCGCTCGTCGCGGTCCCGGCTGCGGGACCTCATCAGGCACGACCCCATGGGCGGACTGGTGGCGCACGCGGTGATGGACGTCCAGAACGGCGCGGCGGCCCAGCCGCGCCGCAATCCGGCCCCGGCCGGCCGCCAGGCCGCGGGACCGGGAGCCAGGCCCGCCCCGGAACCCGCCCGCGGTGTTCCGGCGCAACCGCGCCACGGATCCATGGCGCGTGCGGTGGCCCACTGA
- a CDS encoding helix-turn-helix domain-containing protein has product MASNVNLTVRRRRLGQELRRLRELKGMTAEEVAERLLVSQSKISRLENGRRSISQRDVRDLCGVYEVEDQRIVDSLMQMAKDSRQQGWWHAFGDIPYSVYIGLETDAESLRTYEPQIITGLLQTRSYAEALIQGALPETSVADIEKRVQVRIRRQERISADTNPLRLWVVLDEACLRRVVGSRQVMREQLEHVAEMSQLPHITVQVLPFDVGAHPGINGQYSILEFADAADSSVVYIEGVTSDLYLEKAQDVQKYTVMYEHLRAQALNVEQSRQRIEDVAKEYAR; this is encoded by the coding sequence GTGGCGTCCAATGTCAATCTCACCGTCAGGCGGCGCCGACTGGGCCAGGAGCTGCGCCGGCTCCGCGAGCTCAAAGGCATGACGGCCGAGGAGGTGGCGGAGCGGCTGCTGGTCTCGCAGTCGAAGATCAGCCGCCTGGAGAACGGCCGGCGCAGCATCAGCCAGCGTGACGTACGCGACCTGTGCGGGGTGTACGAGGTCGAGGACCAGCGGATCGTCGACTCGCTGATGCAGATGGCGAAGGACTCGCGGCAGCAGGGCTGGTGGCACGCCTTCGGGGACATCCCGTACAGCGTCTACATCGGCCTGGAGACCGACGCGGAGTCGCTGCGGACCTACGAACCCCAGATCATCACCGGCCTGTTGCAGACCCGCTCGTACGCCGAGGCACTCATCCAGGGTGCCCTGCCCGAGACGTCCGTCGCCGACATCGAGAAACGGGTCCAGGTCCGCATACGGCGCCAGGAACGCATCTCCGCCGACACCAACCCGCTGCGGCTGTGGGTGGTCCTCGACGAGGCGTGCCTGCGCCGGGTGGTGGGCAGCCGGCAGGTGATGCGCGAGCAGTTGGAGCACGTCGCCGAGATGTCGCAGCTTCCGCACATCACCGTGCAGGTGCTGCCGTTCGACGTCGGGGCGCACCCCGGCATCAACGGCCAGTACTCGATCCTGGAGTTCGCCGACGCCGCCGACTCGAGCGTCGTGTACATCGAGGGCGTGACCAGCGACCTGTACCTGGAGAAGGCGCAGGATGTGCAGAAGTACACGGTGATGTACGAGCACCTGCGGGCGCAGGCCCTGAACGTGGAGCAGTCACGGCAGCGCATCGAGGACGTGGCGAAGGAGTACGCCCGCTGA
- a CDS encoding DUF397 domain-containing protein, giving the protein MAILQGAQESWTKSSHSGGNGACVEVKSPVVAALAVRDSKVPGGPTLAFPADAWNAFVTSVKE; this is encoded by the coding sequence ATGGCAATTCTTCAGGGCGCCCAGGAATCGTGGACCAAGTCCTCCCACTCCGGAGGAAACGGCGCGTGCGTCGAGGTCAAGTCACCGGTCGTGGCGGCACTCGCCGTCCGCGACTCCAAGGTCCCCGGGGGGCCGACGCTGGCCTTCCCCGCCGACGCGTGGAACGCCTTCGTGACCTCGGTCAAGGAGTAA
- a CDS encoding MerR family transcriptional regulator, translating into MDDARDDELLTIGAFAARARLSAKALRLYDRMGLLVPDQVDEATGYRYYRPGQAERARLVALLRQLDMPLAKVADVVHADGPEAAGLLDAYWAGVEARVAGQRTLAGYLRGRLSGRSSEVYGKFAVETVDVPEQVVISETRHTLAGELPAWIGASLGRLEEAARECGGVTAAPFVVYHAEVSMESDGPAESCVPVADEAAARAWSRERGRAWQSRVRVEPARRLAYTRITKAQVAHPQILAAFEAVEEWVAARGWTVTGPCREVYFADWEASGPEDPVCDIAFPVSGAGEGPEPN; encoded by the coding sequence GTGGACGATGCACGCGACGACGAGTTGCTGACCATCGGGGCGTTCGCCGCGCGGGCCCGGCTGTCGGCCAAGGCCCTCAGGCTGTACGACCGTATGGGCCTGCTCGTGCCCGACCAGGTGGACGAGGCGACCGGCTACCGCTACTACCGCCCCGGCCAGGCCGAGCGAGCCCGGCTCGTGGCGCTGCTGCGGCAGCTCGACATGCCGCTCGCGAAGGTCGCGGACGTGGTCCACGCGGACGGGCCCGAGGCCGCCGGTCTGCTCGACGCCTACTGGGCGGGAGTGGAGGCCCGGGTGGCCGGGCAGCGGACGCTCGCCGGCTACCTCCGTGGACGTCTTTCGGGGAGGAGCTCCGAGGTGTACGGAAAGTTCGCGGTCGAGACGGTGGACGTGCCCGAGCAGGTGGTGATCAGCGAGACCCGGCACACGCTGGCGGGGGAGCTGCCGGCGTGGATCGGTGCCTCGCTGGGACGGTTGGAGGAGGCGGCCCGGGAGTGCGGGGGTGTGACGGCGGCGCCGTTCGTCGTCTACCACGCCGAGGTGTCGATGGAGAGCGACGGACCGGCGGAGTCGTGCGTGCCGGTCGCCGACGAGGCGGCGGCCCGGGCGTGGAGCCGGGAGCGGGGGCGGGCTTGGCAGTCGCGGGTGCGGGTGGAGCCGGCCCGGCGGCTGGCCTACACCCGCATCACCAAGGCGCAGGTGGCCCATCCGCAGATCCTGGCCGCCTTCGAGGCGGTGGAGGAGTGGGTCGCCGCCCGGGGTTGGACGGTGACGGGTCCGTGCCGTGAGGTGTACTTCGCCGACTGGGAGGCGTCGGGCCCCGAGGACCCGGTGTGCGACATCGCCTTCCCCGTGAGCGGAGCCGGCGAAGGGCCGGAGCCGAACTGA
- a CDS encoding glutathione peroxidase, translating to MTTSQNAQHSEGLPLDVRIGALQGGSADLARYAGRVVLVVNVASKCGLTPQYAGLERLHERYAEQGFTVLGVPCNQFMGQEPGSADEIAEFCSATYGVTFPMTEKVDVNGEDRHPLYDRLTGFPDAEGHSGDVRWNFEKFLIGRDGKVAARFSPQTEPESAEVVAAVEERLAG from the coding sequence ATGACGACCTCACAGAACGCGCAGCACAGCGAAGGCCTTCCCCTCGACGTCCGGATCGGCGCCCTCCAGGGCGGGTCCGCCGACCTCGCCCGGTACGCGGGCCGGGTCGTACTGGTGGTCAACGTGGCCTCCAAGTGCGGGCTCACCCCGCAGTACGCCGGCCTGGAGCGGCTGCACGAGAGGTACGCGGAGCAGGGCTTCACCGTGCTCGGCGTGCCGTGCAACCAGTTCATGGGTCAGGAGCCGGGCAGCGCCGACGAGATCGCCGAGTTCTGCTCGGCGACGTACGGCGTCACCTTCCCGATGACCGAGAAGGTGGACGTCAACGGGGAGGACCGGCACCCGTTGTACGACCGGCTGACCGGCTTCCCCGACGCCGAGGGGCACAGCGGGGACGTCCGCTGGAACTTCGAGAAGTTCCTGATCGGGCGGGACGGCAAGGTCGCCGCCCGGTTCTCGCCGCAGACCGAGCCCGAGTCGGCCGAGGTCGTGGCGGCCGTGGAGGAGCGGCTGGCGGGCTGA